A genomic segment from Peribacillus sp. ACCC06369 encodes:
- a CDS encoding D-alanine--D-alanine ligase, which translates to MKTKLGLLYGGKSAEHEVSMQTALAVIKALDLAKFDIYPIYITKEGSWINGPKLTGPAESVEALTFSPEKSSSPLALQAHSTDENSESTGYDVIFPLLHGPNGEDGTVQGMLELLNLPYVGNGVLASSAGMDKVIMKNIFAQAGLPQVKYTWFIRSEWEKNTESAIKKVADELGYPCFVKPANLGSSVGISKCNDADELEKAVVEAFQFDRKIIIEEGVIARELEFGILGNDDPSCSVAGEIIPKKDFAFYDYSAKYVDGNSAMVIPAEIKESEYAALSEMAITAFKSLDCSGLVRADFFLTEEGQIYINEVNTMPGFTPFSMFPLLWKHTGVDYPTLIEKLVKLALERHQEKQQIKYTV; encoded by the coding sequence ATGAAAACTAAACTTGGTTTGCTTTATGGTGGAAAATCTGCGGAGCATGAAGTTTCTATGCAGACGGCTTTAGCAGTCATTAAAGCTCTCGATTTAGCAAAGTTTGATATATATCCGATTTACATAACAAAAGAGGGTTCATGGATTAATGGACCGAAGTTGACAGGACCAGCTGAGAGTGTGGAGGCTTTGACTTTTTCACCGGAAAAATCGAGCTCGCCTCTTGCCTTACAAGCGCATTCAACTGATGAAAATAGTGAATCAACAGGGTATGACGTAATTTTCCCATTGCTTCACGGACCAAATGGAGAAGATGGAACCGTGCAAGGGATGCTGGAACTATTGAATCTTCCTTATGTGGGTAATGGCGTTTTAGCCTCATCAGCTGGAATGGATAAGGTTATCATGAAAAATATTTTTGCCCAGGCGGGACTACCTCAAGTTAAATATACTTGGTTCATTCGTTCTGAATGGGAGAAAAATACTGAAAGCGCCATTAAAAAGGTAGCGGATGAATTGGGGTACCCATGCTTTGTCAAACCCGCTAACTTAGGCTCGAGTGTCGGTATCAGCAAATGTAATGATGCTGATGAATTGGAAAAAGCGGTAGTGGAAGCTTTTCAATTCGATAGGAAGATCATCATTGAAGAAGGGGTAATAGCTCGTGAACTCGAGTTTGGCATCCTTGGTAATGATGACCCGTCTTGTTCAGTGGCAGGGGAAATCATCCCTAAGAAAGATTTTGCCTTCTATGATTATTCAGCAAAATACGTTGACGGTAATTCCGCAATGGTCATCCCAGCGGAGATAAAGGAAAGCGAGTATGCAGCTTTATCCGAAATGGCCATTACGGCCTTTAAGTCATTGGATTGCTCTGGATTGGTTCGAGCTGATTTCTTCTTGACGGAAGAGGGCCAAATCTATATTAATGAAGTGAATACAATGCCTGGGTTCACTCCATTCAGCATGTTTCCGTTATTGTGGAAACACACAGGTGTCGACTATCCAACATTAATTGAAAAACTCGTGAAACTTGCCTTGGAACGTCATCAAGAAAAACAACAAATTAAATATACAGTTTGA
- a CDS encoding YegS/Rv2252/BmrU family lipid kinase, whose amino-acid sequence MRWKKGMLIYNKNAGNGKLERNLEACLPVIAPHIDEFLILQTKEKGDASRFCSEYGEDMDVVFVLGGDGTVHECVNGLSPLEKRPLLGILPGGTCNDFSRTLNIPQNVRQAAETIVNGKVRSIDIGQANNDYFSNFWGVGLISEASSNIDEQEKNRFGKIGYLLSAVRTIGDSAPFPYKLEYDGNLIEGKAIMILVLNGCFIGTNLLPFPMVSPDDGLFGVAILENANLGAFLEIIAMKRSWTENLSSEAGVTYVQASTLTIESKRPLDVDMDGENYSQTPTRIKVLDHHLSVLIPN is encoded by the coding sequence ATGAGATGGAAAAAGGGAATGCTGATTTATAACAAAAATGCTGGAAATGGTAAACTCGAAAGGAATCTTGAGGCATGTCTTCCAGTTATAGCTCCTCATATTGATGAGTTCCTCATTCTACAAACGAAGGAAAAAGGCGATGCATCTCGTTTTTGCTCGGAATATGGTGAAGACATGGATGTAGTTTTCGTATTAGGAGGAGATGGAACTGTACATGAGTGTGTAAACGGCCTTTCGCCGCTGGAGAAGCGGCCATTACTTGGGATTTTACCTGGAGGGACTTGCAATGACTTCTCCAGAACATTGAATATTCCTCAAAATGTTCGTCAAGCTGCAGAAACAATAGTAAATGGCAAGGTTCGTTCAATTGATATCGGGCAGGCCAATAACGATTATTTTTCTAATTTTTGGGGAGTTGGACTTATTTCTGAAGCTTCAAGCAATATTGATGAGCAGGAAAAAAACAGATTCGGAAAGATAGGGTATTTATTAAGTGCGGTAAGGACGATTGGTGATAGTGCCCCCTTTCCCTATAAACTTGAATATGATGGGAATTTAATTGAAGGGAAAGCAATCATGATTTTGGTCTTGAATGGATGTTTTATCGGTACTAATTTATTGCCGTTTCCCATGGTTAGTCCAGACGATGGGCTCTTTGGCGTTGCCATCTTGGAGAACGCAAACCTTGGTGCATTTTTGGAAATAATAGCGATGAAACGTTCATGGACAGAAAATCTGAGCTCGGAAGCTGGAGTGACATATGTGCAGGCCAGTACCCTGACTATTGAATCCAAGAGGCCACTTGATGTGGATATGGATGGAGAGAACTATAGCCAAACACCTACTCGAATTAAAGTCCTTGACCATCATTTATCAGTATTAATTCCCAATTAG
- a CDS encoding class I SAM-dependent methyltransferase, whose amino-acid sequence MDKIEKGFINNSLHEAASLYADATKNLDLWQSEKYAFEKYLYQDDTILDIGCGTGRSTFALYKKGFQSITGFDITPATLHEAEKISYEYNLDIPFILGDATKFPFNNSSFDKAIFAFNGLMKIPQRKNRTLALKEINRILKPEGIFIFTTHDRDKNEYYMNFWEQEEIIWCEGKQDERLYEFGDIFTFGKTPQKDTYLHIPTQLEVLDGLEEAGFTVIETFYRSELFHESDDVNAFPSDCRFWIVQK is encoded by the coding sequence ATGGATAAAATTGAAAAAGGTTTTATCAATAATTCTTTACATGAGGCCGCTTCACTTTATGCTGATGCAACAAAAAATTTAGATCTTTGGCAATCAGAAAAATATGCATTCGAAAAATATTTATATCAGGATGATACAATCCTTGATATTGGCTGTGGAACTGGAAGATCCACATTTGCACTGTATAAAAAAGGATTTCAAAGTATAACGGGATTCGATATAACACCTGCCACGCTTCATGAAGCCGAAAAAATATCGTACGAATATAACCTGGATATACCCTTTATCCTTGGAGATGCAACGAAATTCCCTTTCAACAATTCATCATTCGATAAAGCAATCTTCGCTTTTAATGGTTTAATGAAAATTCCCCAGCGAAAAAACCGTACATTAGCTTTAAAAGAAATCAATCGTATTTTAAAACCAGAAGGCATTTTCATTTTCACAACACACGACCGTGATAAAAACGAATATTATATGAATTTCTGGGAACAAGAGGAAATTATTTGGTGTGAAGGTAAACAAGATGAGAGGCTTTATGAGTTTGGGGATATTTTCACATTCGGAAAGACACCTCAAAAAGATACTTACCTCCATATCCCAACACAACTTGAAGTACTTGATGGCCTTGAAGAAGCAGGGTTTACAGTCATCGAGACCTTTTACAGAAGTGAATTATTCCATGAAAGCGATGATGTAAACGCTTTCCCTTCTGATTGCCGCTTCTGGATCGTTCAAAAATAA
- a CDS encoding efflux RND transporter permease subunit, whose translation MNSIIKFSLKNKLAIWLLTIIIVGAGLYSGLNMKQETIPNISTPLISISTVYPGAAPEEVADKLTDQIEQKVTNLSGVELVSSSSMANVSSIQLQYDYDTNMDDAVKEVKEALEKLELPEGVDDPSVSKLELNAFPVVALSVTDKDSDLPALTKNVEEVLVPKLEGVDGVTSVSISGQQVNEGSLIFDQEKMAQYGLDEDTVKKVIQAANVNMPLGIYNFDDKEKTIVVDGNISTLKDLKNIKIPLTGGSKTGTPTQTVPETNQLSPEMAPATAQLQNVKLSDIADVKITGKAESISRTNGSESIGIQVTRSPDADTVAIVDEVNKEVSNFKDEFKGVSVHTTLDQAKPIKDSVETMISKALFGCLFAVIVIMLFLRNFKTTLISVISIPLSLLAALLVLKQMDISLNVMTLGAMTVAIGRVVDDSIVVIENIYRRMALKGEQLKGGELIRSATKEMFIPILSSTIVTVAVYLPLASVTGPVGELFMPFALTMVFALVASLLIAITLVPAMADSLFKKGLSEKELKSHEEKPSNLSAFYRKALDWSLSHKLITFGTAIVLLVGSLFLIPSIGVSFMPADEEKTIIVTYTPAPGELKEDIEKQTEKVEKYFMDKDDVKTVQYTLGENMMGGMMGGSSNSALFYVLYDEDTENFGDKKEKVIKDLTDLDAPGTWKQQEFTSTASNETTLFVYGNTQKDIEPVIDDIQNIMKKNKDLKDVDTSLSDAYEQYTLVADQEKLSDLGLTAAQIGMSIANTNKDDALTTIKKDGEEVKVYVETEKTTFEDKKDLENTKISSPMGMEIPLKELVKIEEGKASDTISRRDGKIYADVSATIKSDDVAAVTAEVQKEVDKLDLPASVSVDYGGVTEDIQESFTQLGIAMLAAIAIVYFVLVVTFHGGLAPIAILFSLPFTVIGALAGLFVAGETISVSAMMGVLMLIGIVVTNAIVLVDRVIKNEESGLSTREALLEAGTTRLRPILMTALATIGALIPLAIGAEGSGLISQGLGITVIGGLVSSTLLTLVIVPVVYEVIMKKGKKKKKTSK comes from the coding sequence TTGAATTCAATAATTAAATTTTCCTTAAAGAATAAATTGGCAATCTGGTTACTTACGATCATCATCGTTGGAGCGGGTTTATACTCCGGTTTAAACATGAAACAAGAAACCATTCCAAACATCTCGACTCCTTTAATAAGCATCTCCACTGTATACCCCGGAGCTGCACCTGAAGAAGTAGCAGATAAACTCACAGACCAGATAGAGCAGAAAGTCACGAATTTATCAGGAGTCGAATTAGTCAGTTCGTCTTCCATGGCTAATGTGTCTTCCATCCAATTACAATACGATTATGATACTAATATGGATGACGCTGTAAAAGAAGTGAAAGAAGCATTAGAGAAATTAGAATTGCCTGAAGGAGTGGATGACCCAAGCGTATCCAAATTGGAATTAAACGCTTTTCCTGTTGTTGCACTTAGTGTAACAGATAAGGATTCGGATTTACCTGCCCTTACTAAAAATGTCGAAGAAGTGTTAGTACCTAAACTTGAAGGAGTTGACGGCGTAACATCCGTATCAATTTCCGGACAACAAGTAAATGAAGGCAGTCTTATATTCGATCAAGAAAAGATGGCTCAATACGGGCTCGATGAAGACACCGTAAAGAAGGTAATCCAGGCGGCAAACGTCAACATGCCACTTGGTATATATAACTTTGATGATAAAGAAAAAACGATCGTTGTGGATGGAAACATCTCCACATTAAAAGACTTGAAAAATATAAAGATACCTTTAACGGGTGGCTCTAAAACAGGAACGCCAACACAAACCGTACCTGAAACCAATCAATTATCTCCTGAAATGGCACCGGCTACTGCCCAACTGCAAAATGTCAAATTATCAGACATTGCCGATGTTAAAATCACCGGTAAGGCTGAGTCGATATCAAGAACAAATGGTAGCGAATCGATTGGAATCCAGGTTACAAGATCGCCTGATGCCGATACAGTTGCGATTGTTGACGAAGTAAATAAAGAAGTTTCGAATTTCAAAGATGAATTTAAAGGCGTAAGTGTACATACTACGCTTGATCAAGCCAAACCGATCAAAGATTCTGTTGAAACCATGATCAGCAAGGCACTCTTCGGCTGTCTGTTTGCCGTCATTGTTATCATGCTGTTCCTTAGGAACTTTAAAACGACTCTCATTTCCGTCATTTCGATTCCACTATCCCTGTTAGCAGCCCTTTTGGTGCTCAAACAAATGGATATTTCATTGAATGTCATGACACTGGGGGCCATGACCGTTGCCATTGGCCGAGTCGTCGATGACTCCATCGTCGTCATTGAAAATATTTACAGGAGAATGGCTTTAAAAGGCGAACAATTAAAAGGCGGCGAATTAATACGATCAGCCACTAAGGAAATGTTCATCCCTATCCTTTCATCGACAATCGTTACTGTAGCGGTATACCTGCCTTTAGCAAGCGTTACAGGACCTGTCGGGGAACTATTCATGCCATTCGCCTTAACGATGGTGTTTGCATTAGTCGCTTCATTATTAATCGCCATCACACTTGTTCCGGCAATGGCAGACTCATTATTTAAAAAGGGACTATCTGAAAAGGAATTAAAATCACATGAAGAAAAACCAAGTAACCTATCTGCATTCTACCGAAAAGCACTGGATTGGTCATTAAGCCATAAGTTAATCACTTTCGGTACTGCCATTGTATTATTGGTCGGGAGCTTATTCCTAATTCCAAGCATCGGTGTCAGCTTCATGCCTGCAGATGAAGAAAAAACGATTATCGTTACTTACACCCCAGCACCTGGCGAATTAAAAGAGGATATTGAAAAGCAAACAGAAAAAGTAGAAAAATATTTCATGGATAAAGATGATGTGAAGACCGTTCAATACACACTAGGGGAAAACATGATGGGCGGCATGATGGGTGGATCGAGTAACTCAGCTCTCTTCTATGTACTCTATGATGAAGACACCGAAAATTTCGGAGACAAAAAAGAAAAGGTCATAAAAGATTTAACTGACCTTGATGCACCTGGAACATGGAAACAACAAGAATTCACGTCTACAGCGAGCAACGAAACCACTCTATTTGTTTACGGAAATACACAAAAAGACATTGAACCGGTAATCGATGATATTCAAAATATCATGAAGAAAAATAAAGATTTAAAAGATGTTGATACAAGTCTTTCCGATGCTTATGAGCAATATACTCTAGTTGCAGATCAGGAAAAGCTAAGTGATCTTGGACTGACAGCTGCACAAATTGGTATGTCCATTGCTAATACGAATAAAGATGATGCTTTAACTACAATTAAGAAAGATGGAGAAGAAGTCAAAGTATATGTCGAAACGGAAAAAACGACATTCGAAGATAAAAAAGACCTAGAAAATACGAAAATTTCTTCTCCAATGGGAATGGAAATCCCATTGAAAGAGCTTGTGAAAATCGAAGAGGGCAAAGCATCCGATACAATTAGCCGTCGCGATGGAAAAATTTATGCCGACGTGTCTGCAACAATCAAATCGGATGATGTAGCAGCAGTAACAGCTGAAGTACAAAAGGAAGTTGACAAATTAGACCTACCTGCAAGCGTCTCTGTAGACTACGGCGGAGTAACGGAAGATATCCAAGAGTCATTCACTCAACTTGGAATCGCTATGTTAGCAGCCATCGCTATCGTTTACTTTGTCCTAGTCGTTACTTTCCATGGTGGTTTAGCACCAATAGCCATTCTTTTCTCATTACCATTCACGGTAATTGGTGCATTGGCAGGCCTATTCGTTGCAGGTGAGACCATCAGCGTTTCCGCAATGATGGGTGTCCTGATGCTTATTGGTATCGTCGTAACCAATGCCATCGTATTGGTCGACCGCGTTATCAAAAATGAAGAATCAGGCTTATCTACCCGGGAAGCTTTACTCGAAGCAGGAACCACCCGCCTACGTCCAATCCTGATGACTGCCCTAGCCACAATCGGTGCTTTAATACCATTGGCCATCGGTGCAGAAGGCAGTGGATTAATATCACAGGGTCTTGGAATTACCGTTATCGGCGGACTGGTGAGCTCTACATTGCTAACACTTGTAATAGTACCTGTTGTATATGAAGTTATCATGAAAAAAGGTAAAAAGAAGAAAAAAACAAGTAAATAA
- a CDS encoding cation:dicarboxylase symporter family transporter yields MKKFKLSLASQIFIGLILGIIVGAIFYGNETAQNFLQPFGDIFLRMIKMIVVPIIVSSLIVAVAGVGDLKAVGKLGAKSLSYFVVVTMIAIAVGLISANIIQPGAGVNMNNLEQTDISTYVDTAETKQHESFVDTLVHIVPSNPVKAMVEGDMLAIIFFSVLFGLSIAAIGEKGKPVFRFFQGTAEGMFYLTNMVMKFAPIGVFALIGVTISKFGLESLIPLGKLALSVYGTMIFFVIVILGLIAKFVGFNIFTLIKLLKEELILAFSTASSEAVLPKIMEKMEKAGCPKHIATFVIPTGYSFNLDGSTLYQALAAIFIAQMYGIDLSAYEQITLMLVLMITSKGIAGVPGVSFVVLLATLGTVGIPIEGLAFIAGIDRILDMGRTVVNVIGNSLAAIVISKWEGQFNPPSDKELEQVS; encoded by the coding sequence ATGAAGAAATTTAAATTAAGTTTAGCTAGCCAAATTTTCATTGGTTTAATTCTAGGAATTATCGTGGGTGCCATTTTTTATGGTAATGAGACGGCTCAAAACTTTTTACAGCCATTCGGTGACATTTTCCTACGAATGATTAAAATGATAGTTGTGCCAATCATTGTATCAAGCCTTATCGTTGCTGTTGCGGGTGTAGGTGATTTGAAAGCAGTAGGTAAACTAGGTGCTAAATCACTATCATACTTTGTTGTGGTAACTATGATTGCGATTGCTGTTGGTTTAATTTCCGCGAATATCATTCAGCCTGGTGCTGGTGTAAATATGAATAATCTGGAACAAACTGATATCTCCACTTATGTTGATACAGCAGAAACTAAGCAGCATGAGTCGTTTGTAGATACACTTGTTCACATTGTGCCATCCAATCCAGTTAAAGCTATGGTAGAAGGCGATATGCTAGCGATCATTTTCTTCTCCGTATTGTTTGGACTTAGTATTGCGGCTATCGGTGAAAAAGGTAAACCAGTATTCCGTTTCTTCCAAGGAACAGCTGAAGGAATGTTTTACCTAACAAATATGGTCATGAAATTCGCTCCAATCGGGGTATTTGCACTAATCGGTGTGACCATCTCCAAGTTCGGTCTGGAATCTTTAATTCCGTTAGGTAAGTTAGCGCTTTCTGTATACGGAACAATGATTTTCTTTGTAATTGTCATTCTGGGTCTTATTGCGAAATTTGTAGGATTCAATATCTTTACGTTGATTAAACTTCTAAAAGAAGAATTGATTCTTGCGTTCTCTACAGCAAGTTCAGAAGCTGTTCTTCCGAAAATCATGGAAAAAATGGAGAAAGCGGGATGTCCGAAACATATTGCTACATTTGTTATTCCGACTGGATACTCTTTTAACCTTGATGGTTCTACATTATACCAAGCGTTAGCAGCTATCTTCATCGCTCAAATGTACGGAATTGATTTAAGCGCGTATGAGCAAATTACGCTAATGCTAGTGTTAATGATCACGTCTAAGGGGATTGCTGGTGTACCAGGTGTATCTTTCGTAGTTCTTTTAGCGACATTAGGAACAGTTGGTATTCCTATTGAAGGTCTAGCATTTATTGCTGGTATCGACCGTATTCTTGATATGGGACGTACAGTAGTAAACGTTATTGGTAATTCACTTGCAGCAATCGTCATCTCTAAATGGGAAGGTCAATTCAACCCTCCTTCCGATAAAGAACTAGAACAAGTTTCTTAA
- a CDS encoding TetR/AcrR family transcriptional regulator, with amino-acid sequence MNEKHKMIIDKSVELFAEKGYHATSVQEIAEKCGIAKGSFYNYFKSKEELLVSIFKYYYEALTDSLLDLELDASLSSKDKFLRQITVHIEHVTGNTNLIKMMMQEQMIHISKELDRFLHYIHEEGMIWFKRKIIELYPGLSADLLPDCTIMLDSLFKGYIGILIRKKNAFEVELLPNFILNRMDSIIASLQIKDDPLLKQFPLHECSLRDLSPKEEIHSIISRMLEVETRKEEGMETNKYTEALKVIQEEFSKVRPSPIILESLLLFLEKNEKRSHLCSKLILTMKEYLTNI; translated from the coding sequence ATGAATGAAAAACATAAGATGATCATAGATAAGTCTGTAGAGCTTTTCGCGGAGAAAGGCTATCATGCTACATCCGTTCAGGAAATTGCTGAAAAATGTGGGATAGCAAAGGGGTCTTTTTATAATTATTTTAAATCGAAGGAAGAATTATTAGTCTCCATTTTTAAATATTATTATGAAGCGTTGACGGACTCTTTACTTGACCTTGAGCTGGATGCTTCATTATCAAGTAAAGATAAGTTTTTAAGGCAAATCACTGTTCATATTGAGCATGTGACGGGAAATACCAACTTAATCAAAATGATGATGCAGGAACAAATGATTCATATCAGCAAAGAACTAGATAGATTTTTACATTATATCCATGAAGAGGGCATGATTTGGTTCAAGCGTAAAATCATTGAGTTATACCCAGGACTTTCGGCTGACCTTCTGCCGGATTGCACAATAATGTTAGATTCACTTTTCAAAGGATATATCGGAATATTAATCAGGAAAAAAAATGCTTTCGAAGTGGAATTGTTACCTAACTTCATTTTGAATCGGATGGATTCGATTATCGCAAGCCTGCAGATCAAGGATGATCCATTATTGAAACAATTTCCTTTACACGAATGCTCACTGAGGGATTTGAGCCCAAAAGAGGAAATCCATTCAATCATAAGCAGGATGCTTGAAGTGGAAACACGTAAGGAAGAAGGAATGGAAACAAATAAATATACGGAAGCTCTAAAGGTGATCCAAGAAGAGTTTTCGAAAGTGAGGCCAAGTCCCATTATCTTGGAAAGTCTTTTGTTATTTTTGGAAAAAAATGAAAAAAGAAGTCACTTATGTTCAAAGCTTATCTTGACGATGAAGGAATATTTGACGAATATATGA
- a CDS encoding tyrosine-type recombinase/integrase — translation MDTSAKDEMIFSFAEWLRDQGKSANTIKTYTGVLSQFCDQTQKILMEIHSEDVQDYLDYLENCKKSPGTIEKHYIALNVFFKFLGKPQVMLSVERKVKEHKLEVPETLSMKEQQILLRDIEAEGNLRNIAIVYLLLHTGIRVSELCDLNGRDVIMETERNYILVRNAKGEIDRSVPLTLSSIQHVKNYLYSLKEKADPLFISSYNQRITPRSVQYILKKYNVHPHKLRHTFCQRLVDNGIDIQTISKLAGHKDLNVTKRYLKEKSLDLENAIDQTFTKH, via the coding sequence ATGGATACCTCTGCTAAAGATGAAATGATTTTTTCGTTTGCTGAATGGTTGAGAGACCAAGGTAAATCAGCTAATACGATCAAAACGTATACTGGTGTCCTTTCACAGTTTTGTGACCAGACACAAAAGATATTGATGGAGATTCATTCTGAAGATGTTCAGGATTATCTTGATTATTTAGAAAATTGCAAGAAAAGTCCAGGGACAATCGAAAAACACTATATCGCTCTAAATGTATTCTTTAAATTTTTAGGTAAACCACAAGTAATGCTTTCTGTGGAACGTAAGGTTAAAGAGCACAAGCTTGAGGTACCTGAAACTTTAAGCATGAAAGAGCAGCAAATCCTGTTAAGAGATATAGAAGCAGAAGGAAATCTAAGGAACATTGCCATCGTCTACCTTTTGTTACATACTGGAATCCGTGTATCTGAATTATGTGACTTAAATGGTCGGGACGTCATCATGGAAACAGAGCGAAATTATATTCTTGTCAGGAACGCAAAAGGTGAAATCGATAGATCCGTTCCCCTTACACTATCGTCTATACAACATGTGAAAAATTATCTTTATTCTTTAAAAGAAAAGGCAGATCCGTTATTCATCTCAAGTTATAATCAAAGGATCACTCCGAGGTCAGTTCAATATATATTAAAAAAATACAATGTGCATCCACATAAACTTCGCCATACCTTTTGCCAAAGGTTAGTGGATAATGGAATAGATATACAAACGATATCCAAGCTTGCCGGTCATAAAGATTTAAACGTAACGAAGCGTTATTTAAAAGAAAAATCGCTGGATCTGGAAAATGCAATCGACCAGACCTTCACCAAACACTAA
- a CDS encoding efflux RND transporter periplasmic adaptor subunit codes for MSGKWKIAAVSIASTVLITVNLYLIEKKESKVERTVFVENWTMVKKDTITDTIQTNGVIKPLEEYDIYFDTKKNDFKKFLVKEGDVVTAGSSLFEYTATELDALKANVESEKAAAEGEIVGIDQYLGKLRSYQGTLTRDPDKAVIDDSVERNLNIDITTSSSDLIKSNIEQELYKQELEKNSLNEKVKMLDAKLRSIEEQSSAIVTTSEADGVVKNINENLNNPIISIVSTNMAIEGDFSEEEMKKAEVGMTIKASSSDSKKTLKGKIGRIHSYPAEEPSIKKDNRFPFQALIEPEGEETEPLLVGSKVNLTVITNEKAGVPSIPIEAVHYKKQPHVYKLTKKGFVDKHYITKGLKAEGKQELLKGPSVGDVILLEPKRVVKNHSYFITPIQFEKVKTNTYKKFSSREKVRYLLLGILEK; via the coding sequence ATGAGCGGGAAATGGAAAATAGCAGCGGTCTCTATTGCGTCGACTGTTTTGATAACCGTTAACTTATACCTTATTGAAAAAAAGGAAAGCAAAGTGGAACGAACTGTTTTCGTGGAAAACTGGACAATGGTAAAAAAAGATACAATTACGGATACCATTCAAACGAATGGTGTAATTAAACCTTTGGAAGAGTATGATATCTATTTCGATACCAAGAAGAATGATTTTAAGAAATTCCTTGTAAAAGAAGGTGATGTGGTAACGGCTGGCTCCTCGTTGTTTGAGTATACGGCAACCGAACTTGATGCGCTTAAAGCGAATGTAGAATCGGAGAAAGCTGCCGCTGAGGGAGAAATTGTAGGGATTGACCAATACTTAGGGAAGTTGAGGTCTTATCAAGGGACATTGACCCGTGATCCCGATAAGGCGGTCATTGATGATTCAGTGGAAAGAAACTTGAATATCGATATAACAACAAGCTCTTCGGACCTTATTAAAAGTAATATTGAGCAAGAATTGTACAAGCAGGAACTCGAAAAAAACAGTTTGAATGAAAAAGTTAAAATGCTTGATGCTAAATTAAGGTCTATTGAGGAGCAGTCCAGCGCGATTGTGACGACGAGTGAGGCTGATGGTGTAGTTAAGAATATCAATGAAAACCTGAATAATCCCATTATATCCATTGTTTCGACAAATATGGCAATTGAAGGTGATTTCTCCGAAGAGGAGATGAAAAAGGCTGAAGTGGGCATGACTATAAAAGCAAGTTCTTCTGACTCAAAAAAGACTTTGAAAGGAAAGATTGGCCGTATCCATTCCTATCCGGCAGAAGAGCCGTCCATAAAAAAAGATAACAGATTTCCATTTCAGGCTTTAATCGAACCTGAAGGTGAAGAAACCGAACCTTTGTTGGTGGGATCCAAAGTCAATCTTACTGTAATAACCAATGAGAAAGCGGGTGTACCCTCCATTCCTATAGAGGCAGTCCATTACAAAAAACAGCCGCATGTCTACAAGTTGACTAAAAAAGGCTTTGTGGATAAACACTACATCACAAAAGGACTTAAAGCTGAAGGAAAGCAAGAACTCTTAAAGGGACCGTCCGTAGGTGACGTCATCCTATTAGAACCGAAAAGAGTAGTGAAGAACCATTCTTATTTTATTACTCCAATTCAATTTGAAAAAGTGAAAACTAATACTTATAAGAAATTCAGCTCTAGGGAAAAAGTAAGATATCTGTTACTTGGCATTTTGGAAAAATAA